From Vagococcus jeotgali, one genomic window encodes:
- a CDS encoding metal ABC transporter ATP-binding protein, whose amino-acid sequence MNKRNHQESALRQTIYIKDLTVAYQHKKAIEDISLAIEPGKITGIIGPNGAGKSTLLKGIIGLIKVESGEVEINNNAIDEYRKEIAYVEQRSAIDLTFPITVEKVVLLGTYPKLGLFKSPKKEDREKVLTCLKQVKMERFAKRQIGNLSGGQLQRVFIARALAQEADIIFLDEPFVGIDMVSEKVIVSILKQLQGEGKTIVIVHHDLHKTKEYFDNLIILNQKLIASGPVKDVFKTKFIQQAYGETMGEIVIKGVND is encoded by the coding sequence ATGAACAAAAGAAATCATCAAGAGTCTGCCTTAAGACAGACGATTTATATAAAAGATTTAACAGTTGCTTATCAGCACAAAAAAGCTATTGAAGATATTAGTTTAGCCATTGAGCCAGGAAAAATAACTGGGATTATTGGCCCAAATGGTGCTGGGAAATCTACTTTATTAAAAGGAATCATCGGACTAATTAAAGTCGAGTCTGGAGAAGTTGAGATTAATAATAACGCCATAGATGAGTACAGAAAAGAAATAGCTTATGTAGAACAACGTAGTGCCATTGATTTAACTTTTCCAATTACAGTAGAAAAAGTCGTTTTACTTGGTACTTATCCAAAACTTGGTTTGTTTAAAAGTCCTAAAAAAGAAGATAGAGAAAAAGTATTAACTTGTTTGAAACAAGTAAAGATGGAAAGGTTTGCAAAAAGGCAAATTGGTAACTTATCAGGTGGACAATTACAGCGAGTTTTTATTGCTAGAGCCCTAGCCCAAGAGGCAGATATTATCTTTTTAGATGAGCCTTTTGTAGGAATTGATATGGTTAGTGAGAAAGTTATAGTATCCATTTTAAAGCAATTACAAGGAGAAGGAAAAACGATAGTGATAGTTCACCATGACTTACATAAAACAAAAGAATATTTTGATAACTTAATCATTTTAAATCAAAAACTAATTGCTTCAGGTCCAGTTAAAGATGTATTTAAAACTAAGTTCATCCAACAAGCATATGGTGAAACAATGGGTGAGATTGTAATTAAAGGAGTGAATGATTAA
- a CDS encoding GtrA family protein encodes MENDEQVQTKHSETGQVGRYVVWGIVTVIFNIYLFYLLYTKTNMNYQLANIIDWFFTVIFAFIVNKLFVFKSKSTALFKEVISFFGTRVLSLVLELILLWLFVSILTINPTISKIIGHVAALVLNFFLSKLLFMKI; translated from the coding sequence GTGGAAAATGATGAACAAGTTCAAACAAAACATAGTGAAACAGGACAAGTCGGGCGCTACGTCGTTTGGGGAATTGTCACAGTTATTTTTAATATTTATCTTTTTTATTTGCTATATACAAAAACTAACATGAATTATCAACTTGCCAATATTATTGATTGGTTCTTCACTGTTATTTTTGCTTTTATCGTGAACAAATTATTTGTTTTTAAATCTAAATCTACAGCACTATTTAAAGAGGTTATCTCTTTTTTTGGGACAAGAGTTTTATCTCTAGTTCTTGAGCTGATTTTACTTTGGCTATTTGTTTCTATTTTAACAATTAACCCAACTATTAGTAAAATTATTGGCCACGTGGCCGCTCTAGTATTAAACTTTTTTTTAAGTAAACTTCTATTTATGAAAATATAA
- a CDS encoding DUF1846 domain-containing protein has product MKIGFNSDKYIEEQSKFILERVNNYDKLYLEFGGKLIGDKHAKRVLPGFDEDSKIKILQKLKDKAEVIICAYAGDIERNKIRGDYGITYDMDILKSIDEFNEYGLSVNSVLITRYSGQPATKVFINKLEKRNIKVYTHEAIEGYPYNIDQIVSEEGFGKNPYIPTTKPIVVVTAPGAGSGKLATSLSQIYHESRLGRIAGYSKFETFPVWNIPLKHPLNIAYEAATVDLKDVNMIDSFHYEAYGEVAVNYNRDIETFPVIKRIIERITNQEAEFKSPTDMGVNRVGFSISDDDVVKEASKEEIIRRCFDTECFFKRGMVDEEVVNRIQLIMEEMELKKEDRKPVIPAREYAESIKNREEYVGNINPISAVAFELEDGHMITGRSSVLMDASAAAILNSIKYLGNISDDILLLSPAILETIQKMKVEELNNKMIALNANEVLIALSISAVTNPTAELAYKQLSKLEGVQAHSTVILNKDDEQILKKLGMDVTSDAVFSSENLFYI; this is encoded by the coding sequence ATGAAAATAGGATTTAATTCAGATAAGTATATTGAGGAACAATCAAAATTTATTTTAGAAAGAGTTAATAACTACGATAAATTATATTTAGAATTTGGTGGTAAGTTGATAGGGGATAAACATGCCAAACGTGTTCTACCTGGATTTGATGAAGATTCAAAAATAAAAATTTTACAAAAATTAAAAGATAAAGCTGAAGTCATTATTTGTGCCTATGCAGGAGATATCGAAAGAAATAAAATTCGTGGTGATTATGGTATTACTTATGACATGGATATTTTAAAATCAATTGATGAATTTAATGAGTACGGTTTATCAGTTAATAGTGTATTAATTACAAGATATAGTGGTCAACCTGCAACTAAAGTATTTATTAATAAATTAGAAAAACGTAATATTAAAGTGTACACTCATGAGGCGATTGAGGGCTATCCATATAATATTGATCAAATTGTGAGTGAAGAAGGATTTGGTAAAAATCCTTATATTCCAACAACTAAACCAATTGTTGTGGTAACAGCTCCTGGTGCCGGAAGTGGTAAACTTGCAACAAGTTTAAGCCAGATTTATCATGAAAGTAGATTAGGTCGTATCGCAGGCTATTCTAAATTTGAAACTTTCCCAGTTTGGAATATCCCATTAAAGCACCCGCTAAACATTGCTTATGAAGCAGCAACAGTTGATTTAAAAGATGTAAATATGATAGATTCTTTTCATTATGAAGCTTACGGGGAAGTTGCAGTAAACTACAACCGTGATATTGAAACTTTTCCAGTTATTAAGCGTATTATTGAGCGTATTACAAATCAAGAAGCAGAATTTAAATCACCGACTGATATGGGTGTGAATCGTGTAGGCTTTAGTATTAGTGATGATGACGTTGTAAAAGAAGCTTCTAAGGAAGAAATCATTCGTCGTTGCTTTGACACAGAATGTTTCTTTAAACGTGGTATGGTAGATGAGGAAGTTGTTAATCGTATTCAATTAATCATGGAAGAGATGGAACTTAAAAAAGAGGACCGTAAACCAGTGATTCCAGCAAGAGAGTATGCTGAGAGTATAAAAAATCGTGAAGAGTATGTTGGCAATATTAATCCTATTTCGGCTGTGGCCTTTGAATTAGAGGATGGACACATGATCACAGGACGTTCATCAGTTTTAATGGATGCCTCGGCTGCAGCCATTTTGAATTCGATTAAATATTTAGGGAATATATCAGATGACATTCTGTTATTATCTCCTGCTATTTTAGAGACAATTCAAAAAATGAAAGTAGAAGAATTGAACAATAAAATGATTGCTTTAAATGCTAATGAAGTTTTAATTGCTTTATCTATCAGTGCAGTAACCAATCCAACTGCTGAACTTGCTTATAAACAATTATCTAAATTAGAAGGTGTACAAGCTCACTCTACAGTTATTTTAAATAAAGATGATGAGCAAATATTGAAAAAATTAGGAATGGATGTCACAAGTGATGCTGTCTTTTCATCAGAGAATCTATTTTATATCTAG
- a CDS encoding hydroxymethylglutaryl-CoA reductase, degradative, with the protein MTSPFYKFYKKSREERLAILLKEHYLTPNDYDLFLNNKLLDDDVANALIENQLTQFPLPMGVAMNFIIDGEKKVIPMVVEEPSVIAACSHAAKMTLPDGITTKVHSRQIIGQIILKDVVDHKEASQMIDSHFREIKEIADNTHPSIVARGGGLKKIKTRSISDTSEQNFFTIHLFVDVQNAMGANIINTILEGVTPFVLELIQGASLMSILSNYNTDCLVSASCKVPFLQLAPSVEQGKLIAEKIAEASLYAKLDPYRAVTHNKGIMNGIDSVVIATGNDPRAVSAASHAYASRHGQYEGMTNWYVVEDHLIGELTLPMAVGSVGGAISVLPMAKANLDLLEVRDATDLARIILSVGLAQNLAALKALVSVGIQKGHMSLHASSLAIQVGAKGEEIEEVTKALRRAPKMNTQIAKHILNKLREK; encoded by the coding sequence ATGACGTCACCTTTCTATAAATTTTACAAAAAATCACGAGAAGAACGATTAGCTATTTTATTAAAAGAACATTACTTGACTCCAAATGATTATGATTTATTTTTAAATAACAAGCTCTTAGATGATGATGTAGCAAATGCCTTAATTGAAAATCAACTAACTCAGTTCCCTTTACCAATGGGTGTTGCCATGAATTTTATTATTGATGGTGAAAAAAAAGTGATTCCTATGGTTGTTGAGGAGCCTTCTGTTATTGCTGCTTGTAGTCATGCAGCTAAAATGACTTTGCCTGATGGTATTACTACAAAAGTTCACTCTAGACAAATAATTGGGCAAATTATTTTAAAAGATGTGGTAGATCATAAGGAAGCATCTCAAATGATTGATAGTCATTTTAGAGAAATAAAAGAAATAGCAGATAATACTCATCCTTCGATTGTAGCTCGTGGTGGCGGTCTTAAGAAAATCAAGACTCGCTCGATTAGTGACACTTCTGAGCAAAATTTCTTTACGATTCACTTATTTGTCGACGTACAAAATGCCATGGGTGCAAACATTATTAATACTATCTTAGAAGGTGTCACCCCTTTTGTTCTTGAATTAATTCAAGGAGCCTCTCTTATGTCTATCCTAAGCAATTACAATACAGATTGTTTAGTGAGTGCTTCTTGTAAAGTCCCTTTTCTTCAATTAGCACCTAGTGTAGAACAAGGAAAATTAATTGCTGAAAAAATAGCTGAAGCTAGTCTTTATGCTAAACTAGACCCATACCGAGCAGTGACTCATAATAAAGGGATTATGAATGGGATTGACTCTGTTGTCATTGCCACCGGAAATGACCCTAGAGCCGTCTCAGCAGCTTCTCACGCTTATGCTAGTCGTCATGGTCAATATGAAGGGATGACTAATTGGTATGTAGTGGAGGATCATTTAATAGGCGAACTGACCTTACCAATGGCTGTTGGTAGTGTTGGAGGGGCTATTTCGGTACTTCCAATGGCAAAAGCCAATTTAGACCTTCTAGAAGTAAGAGATGCTACTGATTTAGCTCGTATTATTTTATCAGTCGGTCTAGCACAAAATCTAGCAGCTCTAAAAGCTCTTGTGAGTGTGGGAATTCAAAAAGGACATATGTCTCTTCATGCTAGTTCCTTGGCCATTCAAGTCGGAGCTAAAGGGGAAGAAATCGAAGAGGTCACTAAAGCTCTACGCCGTGCTCCTAAGATGAATACTCAAATAGCAAAACATATATTAAACAAGTTACGTGAAAAATAA
- a CDS encoding 50S ribosomal protein L25/general stress protein Ctc has translation MSVVLQVAAREVRPRSLRKKLRAEGRVPGAVNGNGIENLSISVNEKELDKAIRENGLNAVYTLDLDGKKVNTLLHDYELDTFTKAWIHVEFLAVDMTQLTEVEAELVLVGTPKGVKAGGVLEQNLYNVQVSATPDNLPERVEVNIEPLVIGDALTIGDIPAHADYTIVTDAEEQICAVTEFVAVEEIEVPATAVEPEIVDQKGKEEEE, from the coding sequence ATGTCAGTAGTATTACAAGTAGCAGCAAGAGAAGTACGTCCAAGATCATTACGTAAAAAATTAAGAGCAGAAGGTCGTGTACCTGGTGCTGTTAACGGAAACGGAATTGAAAATTTATCAATTTCTGTTAATGAAAAAGAATTAGACAAAGCAATCCGTGAAAATGGATTAAACGCTGTTTATACTTTAGACTTAGACGGTAAAAAAGTTAATACATTATTACACGATTATGAGTTAGATACATTTACAAAAGCTTGGATTCACGTTGAATTCTTAGCTGTTGATATGACTCAATTAACAGAAGTTGAAGCTGAATTAGTTCTTGTTGGAACTCCTAAAGGCGTTAAAGCTGGTGGCGTGTTAGAGCAAAACTTATACAACGTTCAAGTTTCTGCAACACCTGATAATTTACCAGAACGTGTTGAAGTGAATATCGAGCCTTTAGTAATTGGTGATGCTTTAACTATTGGAGATATTCCAGCTCATGCAGACTACACAATCGTAACAGATGCTGAAGAGCAAATCTGTGCGGTAACTGAGTTTGTTGCAGTTGAAGAAATCGAAGTTCCAGCTACAGCTGTTGAACCTGAGATTGTTGACCAAAAAGGTAAAGAAGAAGAAGAATAA
- a CDS encoding GtrA family protein: MKKILNKETISYLIFGVLTTVVYFLTRFFVVYLTGNSMAGVVYAQISAILFAFFTNKLFVFKDKDWSIKVVMIQLLGFIIGRLFVFFLDVGITYLAVQKNADFFIHLFWLDQIDYNSFFFASPLMRNFIGSEKLLNEFIFALFVQVLAIILNYIISKKAIFKK, encoded by the coding sequence ATGAAAAAAATATTAAATAAAGAAACCATTAGCTATCTAATATTTGGTGTTTTAACCACTGTGGTTTATTTTTTAACTCGTTTTTTTGTCGTTTATTTAACTGGAAACTCAATGGCAGGTGTTGTGTACGCTCAAATCAGTGCCATATTATTTGCCTTTTTTACTAATAAATTATTTGTTTTCAAAGACAAAGACTGGTCCATTAAAGTAGTGATGATACAGCTGCTTGGATTTATTATTGGTCGCCTATTCGTCTTTTTCCTAGATGTTGGTATTACTTACCTAGCTGTCCAAAAAAATGCTGACTTCTTTATCCATTTATTTTGGTTAGATCAAATTGATTATAACAGCTTTTTCTTTGCCTCTCCTTTAATGAGAAACTTCATTGGATCAGAAAAATTATTAAATGAATTTATCTTTGCTCTTTTCGTTCAAGTTTTAGCCATAATTTTAAATTATATCATCTCTAAAAAGGCTATTTTTAAAAAATAA
- a CDS encoding metal ABC transporter permease, which translates to MISHFIEGLMKYEFLQYALITSVIVGIVSGVIGSFIILRAMSLMGDAISHAVLPGVAMSYMLGANYMIGASLFGILAAGLIGFVTQKSKLKNDTAIGIVFSSFLALGIIMISLAESSTDLYHILFGNVLAVRPSDMYTTLGVAVVVILFVIIFYKELLVSSFDPTMAKAYGLKVQVIHYALMFFLTLVAVSSLQTVGTILVVAMLITPAATAFLLTDKLSVMIVIASSIGVISAVIGLLFSYTYNLASGATIVLTTVVFFIIAFIFSPKQGFIFKRKEDLINEED; encoded by the coding sequence ATGATATCACATTTTATAGAAGGATTAATGAAGTATGAGTTTTTACAATATGCTCTAATTACTTCAGTTATTGTAGGAATTGTATCAGGAGTGATTGGTAGTTTTATTATTTTAAGAGCTATGTCTTTAATGGGGGATGCTATTTCTCATGCGGTACTACCAGGCGTGGCTATGTCTTATATGTTAGGTGCTAATTATATGATAGGGGCATCTTTATTTGGAATACTGGCAGCTGGTCTGATTGGATTTGTGACACAAAAAAGTAAATTAAAAAATGATACAGCCATAGGGATTGTTTTTAGTTCCTTCTTAGCTCTAGGAATTATTATGATTTCACTAGCTGAGAGCTCCACGGATTTATACCATATTTTATTTGGTAACGTTTTAGCAGTAAGGCCAAGTGATATGTATACAACACTAGGTGTGGCAGTTGTTGTGATATTATTTGTCATCATTTTTTATAAAGAATTACTCGTCAGCTCTTTTGATCCAACAATGGCAAAAGCATATGGTTTAAAAGTACAGGTTATTCATTATGCTTTAATGTTTTTTTTAACACTAGTTGCCGTGTCATCTCTTCAAACAGTGGGAACAATACTGGTAGTAGCTATGCTAATAACACCTGCTGCTACAGCTTTTCTATTAACAGATAAATTATCTGTGATGATTGTCATAGCTAGCTCAATTGGGGTAATTAGTGCTGTCATTGGTTTATTATTTAGTTATACATATAATTTGGCTTCAGGAGCAACGATTGTTTTAACAACAGTTGTATTCTTTATCATAGCATTTATATTTTCACCAAAACAAGGATTTATTTTTAAAAGAAAAGAGGATCTGATTAATGAAGAAGACTAA
- a CDS encoding NAD-dependent epimerase/dehydratase family protein translates to MKRVMVTGALGQIGVEIVSRLRSELGVDCVLATDIRQPEGNPIVENGVFEVLDVLDAEKMYELATEFQADTMIHLASLLSSVAEDRPQDAWYINMTGLTNALEVSRKLDLKFFTPSSIGAFGPSTPKNDTPQDTLQRPETMYGITKVSGELLCDYYYTKFGVDTRSLRFPGLISYDALPGGGTTDYAVEIYYEALKNNHYTCPLEAGTFMDMMYMPDAIDAIMMLLKAEPTKLRHRNAFNVSAMSFDPVLIEASIKKIRPDFTMDYKVNQKLQQIANSWPDHIDCECAKEEWGFIPKYDLDAMTCDMLEKLEAKLSK, encoded by the coding sequence ATGAAGCGTGTAATGGTGACAGGGGCTTTAGGCCAAATTGGAGTAGAGATTGTTAGTAGGTTAAGAAGTGAGCTGGGAGTAGATTGCGTATTAGCAACAGATATCAGGCAACCAGAAGGCAATCCTATTGTGGAAAACGGGGTATTTGAAGTATTAGATGTACTTGATGCTGAGAAAATGTATGAACTAGCTACTGAATTTCAGGCTGATACGATGATTCATTTGGCCTCACTCTTGTCATCTGTGGCAGAAGATAGACCTCAAGATGCGTGGTATATTAATATGACGGGGCTAACAAATGCTTTGGAAGTATCTAGAAAGTTAGACTTGAAGTTTTTTACACCAAGTTCAATTGGTGCTTTTGGTCCAAGTACACCAAAGAATGATACCCCGCAAGATACTCTGCAACGACCTGAAACAATGTATGGTATTACAAAGGTATCAGGGGAATTACTTTGTGATTATTATTATACTAAGTTTGGTGTAGACACAAGAAGTTTGAGGTTTCCAGGTTTAATTTCTTATGATGCACTTCCAGGTGGTGGGACAACAGATTATGCTGTGGAAATTTATTATGAGGCATTAAAAAATAACCATTACACTTGTCCTTTAGAAGCTGGAACATTTATGGATATGATGTATATGCCAGATGCAATTGATGCGATTATGATGCTTCTTAAAGCAGAGCCAACTAAGTTAAGACATCGTAATGCTTTTAATGTATCTGCTATGTCCTTTGATCCAGTGTTGATAGAAGCAAGCATTAAAAAAATAAGGCCAGATTTTACTATGGATTATAAAGTAAATCAAAAGTTACAACAGATTGCTAATTCTTGGCCAGATCATATTGATTGTGAGTGCGCTAAAGAAGAGTGGGGATTCATACCTAAGTATGATTTAGATGCAATGACATGTGATATGTTAGAAAAACTTGAAGCAAAACTGAGTAAGTAA
- a CDS encoding IS30 family transposase encodes MVKIKNNTKTSSYKHLSLKERQLIEVWHNMGDSNREIGRRLGRHHQTISNELKRGTTTQIKENKKPKQLYFADTGQAKYIENRKRCGSKSKLVSAVDFINYACKQMIDFNWSPDAIVGFIKSLGTWDKPIVSTKTLYNYIDKGFLPVRNHHLKMKVRLSPKKKRSRQHKKALGKSIDERPSKIDSRQEFGHWEIDSVIGSKSKDDNALLTLVERKTRYMITVVLDDHTEESVSYAIKQLKYEFGRARFSSIFQSITADNGSEFSSLDDTLQQMTDIYFAHPYSSWERGTNERHNGLLRQFVPKGTPICHYSKQFIQLATEKVNLLPRKILDYRQPATLFLEEIQNLKIKTCW; translated from the coding sequence ATGGTGAAAATTAAGAATAACACAAAGACATCTAGTTATAAACATCTTTCCTTAAAGGAAAGGCAGCTTATTGAAGTTTGGCATAATATGGGAGACTCTAATAGAGAAATTGGTAGACGATTAGGCCGACACCATCAAACAATAAGTAATGAGCTTAAACGAGGAACGACCACGCAAATCAAAGAAAATAAGAAACCTAAACAACTCTATTTTGCTGATACGGGGCAAGCTAAATACATAGAAAACAGGAAACGCTGTGGTTCGAAATCTAAGCTAGTTAGTGCTGTTGATTTTATTAATTATGCTTGTAAACAAATGATAGACTTTAATTGGTCACCAGATGCAATTGTTGGCTTTATCAAGTCTTTAGGGACTTGGGATAAACCTATTGTTTCTACTAAGACACTTTATAACTATATTGATAAAGGTTTTTTACCAGTCAGAAATCATCACCTCAAGATGAAAGTTAGACTATCACCTAAAAAGAAAAGAAGTCGTCAGCATAAAAAAGCTCTTGGAAAATCAATTGATGAACGACCTAGCAAAATTGATTCTAGACAAGAGTTTGGTCATTGGGAAATAGACAGTGTCATTGGTTCAAAATCTAAAGATGATAATGCTCTACTTACACTTGTTGAAAGAAAAACTCGCTACATGATTACTGTTGTTCTAGATGATCATACTGAAGAGTCTGTTAGTTACGCTATTAAACAGTTAAAATATGAGTTTGGAAGAGCCCGATTTAGTAGCATATTTCAATCGATTACTGCTGATAATGGCAGTGAATTTAGCTCACTTGATGATACTCTGCAACAAATGACTGATATCTACTTTGCTCACCCTTATTCATCTTGGGAACGAGGAACAAACGAAAGACATAATGGTTTATTACGGCAATTTGTTCCGAAAGGAACGCCTATCTGTCACTACTCAAAGCAGTTCATACAACTGGCTACTGAAAAAGTTAATCTTTTGCCGCGTAAAATTTTAGACTATAGACAACCAGCAACATTATTTTTAGAAGAAATTCAAAATCTAAAGATCAAAACATGTTGGTAA
- a CDS encoding hydroxymethylglutaryl-CoA synthase — translation MVGIDKINFYTPNTYIDLVTLAEARGIDPDKFIIGIGQSKMSVPPISQDTVTMGANAAFPILEKADLELIDLIVVGTESGIDESKSVGTFIHDLLGVQPFAKAVEIKQACYGATAGLMMAVDYVRLHPDRKALVIGSDISRYGLATSGEVTQGAGAIAMVISSNPRILEIEGETVALTQNIFDFWRPNYSDTAIVDGKFSNEAYISSFHTLWEEFMRRTELKLSDFDAFCFHMPYTKMGKKALLPILENEDKDLANQLIFNYDLGTHYTRHIGNIYTGSLYLSLMSLLNNPDHKLTAKSRIGFFSYGSGAVAEIFSGVLVPGFEKHLLKKEQEEHLESRISLSIDEYEALFNETIPKDDGIHTINRSKTDNSLFYLKEINEHKRIYGK, via the coding sequence ATGGTTGGTATTGATAAAATCAATTTTTACACCCCTAATACATATATCGATTTAGTAACACTTGCTGAGGCTCGTGGAATTGATCCTGATAAATTTATAATTGGAATTGGGCAATCAAAAATGTCTGTTCCACCAATTAGCCAAGACACTGTCACAATGGGGGCAAATGCAGCTTTTCCTATCTTAGAAAAAGCTGATTTAGAGCTGATTGATTTAATTGTTGTGGGCACTGAGTCTGGTATTGATGAATCAAAATCTGTTGGGACCTTCATTCATGACTTGTTAGGAGTTCAACCCTTTGCTAAAGCAGTAGAGATCAAACAAGCCTGTTACGGTGCTACTGCTGGTTTAATGATGGCTGTTGATTACGTTCGTTTGCACCCTGATAGAAAAGCTCTTGTCATTGGTTCTGATATTTCTAGATATGGTTTAGCAACATCTGGTGAGGTCACACAAGGTGCTGGTGCCATCGCCATGGTTATTAGCTCAAATCCACGTATTCTAGAAATCGAGGGAGAAACTGTCGCACTGACTCAAAATATTTTTGACTTTTGGCGCCCAAACTATTCTGATACAGCCATTGTTGATGGGAAGTTTTCAAACGAGGCTTATATTTCTTCATTTCATACCTTATGGGAAGAATTTATGCGCCGAACTGAATTAAAATTAAGTGATTTTGACGCTTTTTGTTTCCACATGCCTTATACAAAAATGGGCAAAAAAGCGTTGCTACCTATCTTAGAAAATGAAGACAAAGATTTAGCGAATCAATTAATTTTTAATTATGATTTAGGAACACATTATACAAGGCATATTGGTAATATCTATACTGGTTCTCTTTACTTAAGTTTAATGTCTTTATTAAATAATCCAGATCATAAACTAACTGCTAAAAGTCGCATTGGGTTCTTTAGTTATGGTTCAGGGGCAGTTGCCGAAATTTTTTCTGGTGTCTTAGTTCCTGGATTTGAAAAACACCTACTAAAAAAAGAGCAAGAAGAACACTTAGAGAGTCGTATCTCACTATCTATTGATGAGTATGAAGCCTTATTTAATGAAACAATTCCTAAAGATGATGGTATTCATACTATTAATCGCTCAAAAACTGATAATAGTTTATTTTATTTAAAAGAGATTAATGAACACAAACGTATTTACGGAAAATAA
- a CDS encoding metal ABC transporter substrate-binding protein, with amino-acid sequence MKKTKVFLAGLTVLLGIGVLTGCKGNQYKEDTAISSEQQGDVLQVVATNSILADMIENVGGDHVVVHSIVERGTDPHEYEPLPEDISKSTDADIIFYNGLNLETGGNGWFNKLMQTSKKKENEDYFVASKNVEPLYLSTEGQESKQDPHAWLSLANGITYVENIKDVLVEKDPKHKEDYEKNATYYTETLKKLHEDNLNRFNDIPDDQAFLVTSEGAFKYFSKAYGLKAGYIWEINTHEEGTPEQMSQIIDQINDSKVPNLFVEQSVDPRSMETVSRETKRPIYDTIFTDSLAKEGETGDTYYTMMEWNLNTIHDGLIEESK; translated from the coding sequence ATGAAGAAGACTAAAGTATTTTTAGCAGGTTTAACCGTACTACTAGGAATAGGAGTACTAACTGGATGTAAGGGCAACCAGTATAAGGAAGATACCGCAATATCTAGTGAGCAACAAGGGGACGTGTTACAAGTTGTCGCGACCAACTCAATTTTAGCTGATATGATTGAAAATGTAGGAGGAGACCACGTTGTCGTCCACAGTATTGTGGAGCGAGGAACTGATCCTCATGAGTATGAGCCATTACCTGAAGATATTTCAAAATCTACAGATGCTGACATTATTTTTTACAATGGTTTAAATTTAGAAACGGGCGGTAATGGCTGGTTTAACAAGTTAATGCAAACAAGTAAAAAGAAAGAAAATGAAGATTATTTTGTTGCAAGTAAAAATGTCGAGCCGCTTTATTTATCAACAGAAGGTCAAGAATCAAAACAAGATCCTCATGCTTGGTTATCTTTAGCAAATGGGATAACTTATGTGGAAAACATTAAAGATGTTTTGGTTGAAAAAGACCCAAAACACAAAGAAGATTATGAAAAAAATGCTACTTATTATACGGAAACATTGAAAAAATTACATGAAGATAATCTGAATCGTTTTAATGATATTCCAGATGATCAAGCCTTTTTAGTTACGAGTGAAGGGGCATTTAAATATTTCTCTAAAGCATATGGTCTAAAAGCTGGCTATATTTGGGAAATCAATACACATGAAGAAGGGACACCAGAACAGATGAGCCAGATTATCGATCAAATAAATGATTCAAAAGTCCCTAACCTTTTTGTCGAACAAAGTGTGGATCCAAGAAGTATGGAAACTGTCTCAAGAGAAACAAAACGCCCTATTTATGACACTATTTTTACTGATTCTCTTGCTAAAGAAGGAGAAACAGGAGATACTTATTACACAATGATGGAATGGAATTTAAATACTATTCATGATGGCTTAATTGAAGAATCTAAGTAA